A stretch of the Alnus glutinosa chromosome 6, dhAlnGlut1.1, whole genome shotgun sequence genome encodes the following:
- the LOC133870998 gene encoding pathogenesis-related protein PR-1-like yields MKPSEFPQMRTRLGTITIFLLLISSTHAFANKSQHASLANQFLAPHNVARLALRLRPLLWDAKLARYAQRYANQRRFDCALEHSNGPYGENIFWGSGIGWAPSQAVAAWVSERQWYNYWSNSCAGGQECGHYTQIVWSTTARVGCARVNCLGGRGVFMTCNYDPPGNYIGERPY; encoded by the coding sequence ATGAAACCTTCAGAATTTCCTCAAATGCGTACGCGTTTGGGCACGATCACCATTTTTCTTCTCCTAATCTCAAGCACCCATGCTTTCGCAAACAAAAGCCAGCACGCGAGCCTAGCAAACCAGTTTTTAGCTCCTCACAATGTTGCTCGGCTAGCCCTTCGACTGCGGCCCTTGCTGTGGGACGCAAAACTGGCGCGCTATGCGCAACGTTACGCTAATCAAAGGCGCTTCGACTGTGCATTGGAGCACTCTAATGGGCCTTACGGCGAGAACATCTTTTGGGGCAGCGGCATTGGCTGGGCGCCGTCTCAGGCAGTCGCGGCATGGGTTTCGGAGCGCCAGTGGTACAATTATTGGTCTAACTCCTGCGCCGGCGGACAGGAATGCGGGCATTACACTCAAATAGTGTGGAGCACAACGGCGAGAGTTGGGTGCGCCAGGGTGAACTGTTTGGGTGGTAGAGGGGTGTTCATGACTTGCAACTATGACCCTCCTGGAAATTATATCGGCGAAAGGCCATATTGA